The following proteins come from a genomic window of Salvia hispanica cultivar TCC Black 2014 chromosome 4, UniMelb_Shisp_WGS_1.0, whole genome shotgun sequence:
- the LOC125223608 gene encoding uncharacterized protein LOC125223608 isoform X1, whose amino-acid sequence MAGMLTYTAAPAFWPVSSNRGSNGGVFRVKLSASISPPPNFKAPSPKPFSIRPDRVFDIMGASLALLFRLTTSVLVSGYSVNLVPASEIPPDQYALGFAGFKLKETSKLGPRPEKPIEIYEFEGCPFCRKVREIVAVLDLDVLYYPCPRNGPNFRPKVSQMGGKQLFPYMVDPNTGVSMYESDDIIKYLVGNYGDGTVPLLLSLGLLTTLTEGFAMIGRIGKGSLYTPSKLPPKPLEIWAYEASPFCKVVREVLVELELPHILHSCARGSPKRQILFERVGHFQVPYLEDPNTGVGMFESAEIVDYLKATYAL is encoded by the exons ATGGCCGGAATGTTGACCTACACTGCGGCTCCTGCATTCTGGCCGGTGTCGTCAAACAGAGGCAGCAACGGCGGAGTATTCAGGGTGAAGTTATCAGCATCGATATCTCCGCCGCCCAATTTCAAGGCGCCTTCGCCCAAACCATTCTCCATCCGCCCCGATAGGGTTTTCGACATTATGGGGGCTTCTCTCGCTTTGCTCTTTCGCCTCACCACTAGTGTGCTTGTCTCCGG GTATTCTGTGAACCTCGTGCCAGCATCGGAGATTCCACCTGATCAGTATGCTCTAGGATTTGCTG GCTTTAAGTTGAAGGAGACTTCAAAGTTAGGCCCTCGCCCTGAGAAGCCAATTGagatttatgaatttgaagG CTGCCCATTTTGTCGCAAG GTTCGAGAAATTGTTGCAGTTTTGGATCTTGATGTCTTGTATTATCCTTGTCCAAGAAATGGCCCAAACTTTCGTCCCAAGGTTTCCCAAATGGGTGGCAAACAGCTGTTTCCCTACATG GTGGACCCAAACACAGGAGTTTCTATGTATGAATCTGATGACATAATCAAGTATCTGGTTGGAAACTATG GTGATGGCACTGTACCATTGCTGCTCTCTCTTGGTCTCTTAACT ACTTTAACAGAGGGATTTGCTATGATTGGTCGAATTGGGAAG GGCAGTTTGTACACTCCTTCAAAACTACCGCCTAAACCTCTAGAGATTTGGGCGTATGAG GCATCGCCATTTTGCAAAGTCGTACGCGAAGTACTTGTGGAGCTGGAGCTACCTCACATACTTCACAG TTGTGCTAGGGGCAGCCCGAAACGTCAAATCCTTTTCGAGCGAGTTGGACATTTTCAG GTCCCTTATTTGGAAGATCCAAACACAGGAGTGGGGATGTTTGAGAGTGCAGAAATCGTTGACTATCTAAAGGCAACTTATGCTCTTTAA
- the LOC125223608 gene encoding uncharacterized protein LOC125223608 isoform X2, with translation MAGMLTYTAAPAFWPVSSNRGSNGGVFRVKLSASISPPPNFKAPSPKPFSIRPDRVFDIMGASLALLFRLTTSVLVSGYSVNLVPASEIPPDQYALGFAGFKLKETSKLGPRPEKPIEIYEFEGCPFCRKVREIVAVLDLDVLYYPCPRNGPNFRPKVSQMGGKQLFPYMVDPNTGVSMYESDDIIKYLVGNYGDGTVPLLLSLGLLTGSLYTPSKLPPKPLEIWAYEASPFCKVVREVLVELELPHILHSCARGSPKRQILFERVGHFQVPYLEDPNTGVGMFESAEIVDYLKATYAL, from the exons ATGGCCGGAATGTTGACCTACACTGCGGCTCCTGCATTCTGGCCGGTGTCGTCAAACAGAGGCAGCAACGGCGGAGTATTCAGGGTGAAGTTATCAGCATCGATATCTCCGCCGCCCAATTTCAAGGCGCCTTCGCCCAAACCATTCTCCATCCGCCCCGATAGGGTTTTCGACATTATGGGGGCTTCTCTCGCTTTGCTCTTTCGCCTCACCACTAGTGTGCTTGTCTCCGG GTATTCTGTGAACCTCGTGCCAGCATCGGAGATTCCACCTGATCAGTATGCTCTAGGATTTGCTG GCTTTAAGTTGAAGGAGACTTCAAAGTTAGGCCCTCGCCCTGAGAAGCCAATTGagatttatgaatttgaagG CTGCCCATTTTGTCGCAAG GTTCGAGAAATTGTTGCAGTTTTGGATCTTGATGTCTTGTATTATCCTTGTCCAAGAAATGGCCCAAACTTTCGTCCCAAGGTTTCCCAAATGGGTGGCAAACAGCTGTTTCCCTACATG GTGGACCCAAACACAGGAGTTTCTATGTATGAATCTGATGACATAATCAAGTATCTGGTTGGAAACTATG GTGATGGCACTGTACCATTGCTGCTCTCTCTTGGTCTCTTAACT GGCAGTTTGTACACTCCTTCAAAACTACCGCCTAAACCTCTAGAGATTTGGGCGTATGAG GCATCGCCATTTTGCAAAGTCGTACGCGAAGTACTTGTGGAGCTGGAGCTACCTCACATACTTCACAG TTGTGCTAGGGGCAGCCCGAAACGTCAAATCCTTTTCGAGCGAGTTGGACATTTTCAG GTCCCTTATTTGGAAGATCCAAACACAGGAGTGGGGATGTTTGAGAGTGCAGAAATCGTTGACTATCTAAAGGCAACTTATGCTCTTTAA
- the LOC125223609 gene encoding alpha carbonic anhydrase 1, chloroplastic-like isoform X1, which produces MAARFGFFTWTISLLIILGSNAFTTSTSGKVEETLQFTYSGATGPDKWASLNPNFSLCATGKLQSPINIVSARAVRNSKWKPLIRNYRAVNVTLVDNKFTVAIEYPDDSGEISLDEKQYRLKQMHWHSPSEHRVNGNRFAAELHMVHVSDDGKVLVVATLFQLGRPDPVLQTIDKKLYELGSEYRSSEATAPIQVGVFHPAELRTSLRKYYKYTGSSSVPPCTEHLIYLVIAKPRYISKQQVAALKAPLDIRCKNNARPCQPLNARHVHLYQD; this is translated from the exons ATGGCTGCTCGGTTCGGATTCTTCACTTGGACAATTAGTCTGCTGATTATTCTCGGCTCAAATGCTTTTACTACAAGCACAAGTGGTA AGGTAGAGGAGACGCTGCAATTCACATACTCTGGAGCAACGGGGCCAGACAAGTGGGCGAGTTTGAATCCCAACTTCTCCCTCTGCGCAACTGGGAAACTGCAGTCGCCCATTAACATCGTCTCGGCCAGAGCTGTTCGAAACAGCAAGTGGAAGCCTCTCATAAGAAATTACCGAGCTGTGAATGTCACTTTGGTCGATAATAAGTTCACCGTTGCA ATTGAGTACCCTGATGATTCAGGAGAGATAAGTCTGGATGAGAAGCAGTATAGGTTGAAGCAAATGCACTGGCATTCGCCATCTGAGCATAGAGTCAATGGAAACAG GTTTGCGGCAGAGCTTCACATGGTGCATGTATCTGACGATGGCAAAGTGTTAGTAGTAGCCACCCTTTTCCAGCTTGGACGGCCTGATCCAGTTCTTCAAACG ATAGACAAGAAACTGTATGAACTGGGGAGTGAGTACAGAAGCAGCGAGGCGACAGCGCCAATACAAGTAGGAGTATTCCATCCGGCAGAATTAAGGACAAGTCTGAGGAAATACTACAAATACACAGGGTCTTCGAGTGTTCCTCCTTGCACCGAGCATCTCATCTATCTTGTTATCGCTAAG CCGAGATATATATCTAAACAACAAGTAGCAGCTCTCAAAGCTCCACTCGACATCAGATGCAAGAACAACGCCAGGCCTTGTCAGCCACTCAATGCACGACACGTCCATCTTTACCAGGATTAA
- the LOC125223609 gene encoding alpha carbonic anhydrase 1, chloroplastic-like isoform X2, which produces MAARFGFFTWTISLLIILGSNAFTTSTSEVEETLQFTYSGATGPDKWASLNPNFSLCATGKLQSPINIVSARAVRNSKWKPLIRNYRAVNVTLVDNKFTVAIEYPDDSGEISLDEKQYRLKQMHWHSPSEHRVNGNRFAAELHMVHVSDDGKVLVVATLFQLGRPDPVLQTIDKKLYELGSEYRSSEATAPIQVGVFHPAELRTSLRKYYKYTGSSSVPPCTEHLIYLVIAKPRYISKQQVAALKAPLDIRCKNNARPCQPLNARHVHLYQD; this is translated from the exons ATGGCTGCTCGGTTCGGATTCTTCACTTGGACAATTAGTCTGCTGATTATTCTCGGCTCAAATGCTTTTACTACAAGCACAAGTG AGGTAGAGGAGACGCTGCAATTCACATACTCTGGAGCAACGGGGCCAGACAAGTGGGCGAGTTTGAATCCCAACTTCTCCCTCTGCGCAACTGGGAAACTGCAGTCGCCCATTAACATCGTCTCGGCCAGAGCTGTTCGAAACAGCAAGTGGAAGCCTCTCATAAGAAATTACCGAGCTGTGAATGTCACTTTGGTCGATAATAAGTTCACCGTTGCA ATTGAGTACCCTGATGATTCAGGAGAGATAAGTCTGGATGAGAAGCAGTATAGGTTGAAGCAAATGCACTGGCATTCGCCATCTGAGCATAGAGTCAATGGAAACAG GTTTGCGGCAGAGCTTCACATGGTGCATGTATCTGACGATGGCAAAGTGTTAGTAGTAGCCACCCTTTTCCAGCTTGGACGGCCTGATCCAGTTCTTCAAACG ATAGACAAGAAACTGTATGAACTGGGGAGTGAGTACAGAAGCAGCGAGGCGACAGCGCCAATACAAGTAGGAGTATTCCATCCGGCAGAATTAAGGACAAGTCTGAGGAAATACTACAAATACACAGGGTCTTCGAGTGTTCCTCCTTGCACCGAGCATCTCATCTATCTTGTTATCGCTAAG CCGAGATATATATCTAAACAACAAGTAGCAGCTCTCAAAGCTCCACTCGACATCAGATGCAAGAACAACGCCAGGCCTTGTCAGCCACTCAATGCACGACACGTCCATCTTTACCAGGATTAA
- the LOC125220005 gene encoding uncharacterized protein LOC125220005, which translates to MPQVDLETLVAACAGGGNDRKITCETLAADDDNAATSDIPPESFWLSKDAEYEWFDRNAFYERKDSTRGNSNSISSSTHHAAASATSNSNPQRSFKSIIGLPKTQKTAFVESKRRACKPPNIRLFPKRSGSSAGKPTAEPGSPKVSCMGRVRSKRARRRSNSIRKTNDKPAEKKKTGLYSKVMSLFGSKKKAPRSGSRRVMESIHEPARISVSVKAPVCSEPPGLGGMTRFASGRRPRSSIQL; encoded by the coding sequence aTGCCTCAAGTTGATCTGGAAACCCTAGTGGCGGCCTGCGCCGGCGGAGGAAACGACCGGAAAATAACCTGCGAAACCCTCGCTGCCGACGACGACAACGCCGCGACGTCAGACATCCCGCCGGAGTCGTTCTGGCTATCGAAAGACGCAGAATACGAGTGGTTCGACCGGAACGCGTTTTACGAGCGAAAGGATTCAACCAGAGGCAActccaattcaatttcaagttCAACCCACCACGCTGCTGCTAGTGCTACCTCCAACTCCAATCCCCAGCGGAGCTTCAAGTCCATCATCGGCCTGCCGAAAACACAAAAAACCGCCTTCGTCGAGTCCAAACGCCGCGCCTGCAAACCGCCCAACATAAGGTTGTTTCCCAAGCGGTCCGGTTCGTCTGCAGGGAAACCGACGGCTGAACCGGGTTCACCCAAGGTCTCCTGCATGGGGAGGGTCAGATCTAAGCGAGCCCGGCGACGGTCCAACTCCATCAGAAAGACAAACGATAAACCGGctgagaagaagaaaaccgGGCTCTACTCGAAGGTGATGAGCCTGTTCGGGTCGAAGAAGAAGGCGCCCAGGTCAGGGAGCCGGAGAGTGATGGAGAGTATCCACGAACCGGCGCGGATAAGCGTGAGTGTGAAAGCACCGGTTTGTAGCGAACCGCCCGGTTTGGGTGGGATGACCCGGTTTGCATCGGGGAGGCGGCCGAGGAGTTCAATCCAGCTGTGA
- the LOC125223994 gene encoding F-box/kelch-repeat protein At1g57790-like translates to MAGRRRRKKTKLLSETRRGNGQVSKGQRDAQLTQLQLPTEILEVIFSKLSLRDNIRASAVCKEWLAIAVSVRMANKPPWLMFFPKQGNLHKFYDPSQRKSYWLELPELDGSRVCCAKDGWLLLYKPRSQSIFFCCPYTREIINLPELEGTYQIVTFSAAPTSPSCILFTIKPVSPTIVTVSTCRPGKTEWTTVNCQNRMPFVSSIWNKQVYCQGHFYCLSLTGSLGVYDPEKSTWAVQSVPPPKCPENFSVNNWWKGKFMAEHNGDIFVIYTCAAINPVIYKLDQTNKVWVEMQTLGGMSLFANFFSSHARTDLLGTMTNNVYFSKVRFYGKQCVSYSLKDGRYYPRKQHYDWGEQDPFESIWIEPPEDLSTFL, encoded by the exons ATGgctggaagaagaagaagaaaaaagacgAAGTT GCTGTCTGAAACAAGAAGAGGCAACGGACAAGTTTCAAAGGGGCAGAGAGATGCGCAACTAACACAATTGCAGCTCCCAACAGAGATTTTGGAAGTTATTTTTTCTAAGTTAAGCTTGAGGGACAATATTCGTGCTTCTGCTGTTTGCAAAGAATGGCTAGCTATTGCTGTTTCTGTCAGAATGGCCAATAAGCCTCCATGGCTTATGTTCTTCCCAAAACAAGGAAACTTGCACAAGTTTTATGACCCTTCTCAGCGCAAATCATATTGGCTTGAGTTGCCAGAGCTAGATGGTTCTAGGGTTTGCTGTGCGAAGGATGGTTGGTTGCTGCTATACAAACCTAGATCGCAGTCCATATTTTTCTGTTGCCCTTACACGCGGGAAATCATCAATTTGCCTGAGCTAGAAGGAACGTATCAGATAGTTACTTTCTCTGCTGCTCCAACATCTCCTAGCTGTATCCTTTTCACAATTAAGCCTGTCAGCCCCACCATAGTCACGGTTAGCACGTGTCGTCCTGGGAAAACTGAATGGACCACTGTGAACTGCCAAAACCGTATGCCATTTGTTAGCAGCATTTGGAATAAGCAAGTTTACTGCCAGGGTCATTTCTACTGTTTGAGTCTCACTGGCTCGCTTGGGGTTTATGACCCTGAAAAAAGCACTTGGGCCGTTCAGTCTGTGCCACCTCCTAAATGCCCAGAGAATTTCTCCGTCAATAATTGGTGGAAAGGCAAATTTATGGCAGAGCATAATGGGGATATATTTGTCATATACACTTGCGCTGCAATAAACCCGGTGATTTATAAGTTGGACCAGACAAATAAAGTATGGGTTGAGATGCAAACTTTGGGAGGCATGTCACTATttgctaactttttttcttcccaTGCTAGGACAGATCTTCTTGGAACAATGACAAATAATGTCTATTTCTCAAAGGTTCGATTTTATGGAAAACAGTGTGTTTCATATTCACTCAAAGATGGGAGGTACTATCCACGGAAGCAACATTATGATTGGGGGGAGCAAGATCCTTTTGAGAGTATTTGGATCGAACCGCCTGAAGACCTCTCAACATTTCTTTAA